Proteins from a single region of Ananas comosus cultivar F153 linkage group 3, ASM154086v1, whole genome shotgun sequence:
- the LOC109707293 gene encoding uncharacterized protein LOC109707293, with amino-acid sequence MKLKIPTSIRPFGQSSLRSRFLSKPSGDDVGGVPKPPKQPVSLAEFLDRKLVKTAAKTIKEKQSSFSSIGFGGKGSEGKTDDAGVGLILNEAAFKRFNCPVKEEADVRMEKDGDCDEFLSKFGGTGRVLRKRKNPFGHSLGYGEKDAAPNSLVVLGDDPKPRPKRRGFKSNTERYKPLYNHYANGHGWWDCDREGVDSEEVGHKEVWEGVGSTTVGGRGQLKQVPMYSGEEDSVNLVY; translated from the exons ATGAAGCTCAAAATTCCCACAAGCATTAGGCCATTTGGCCAATCCTCTCTCCGATCTCGCTTCCTCTCCAAACCCAG CGGTGACGATGTGGGTGGAGTGCCGAAGCCTCCGAAGCAACCAGTCTCGCTCGCCGAGTTTTTGGATCGGAAGTTGGTCAAAACGGCCGCGAAAACGATTAAG GAGAAGCAGAGTTCGTTTTCGTCGATTGGATTCGGGGGCAAGGGCTCGGAAGGTAAAACGGATGACGCGGGTGTTGGTTTGATCCTCAATGAAGCTGCTTTTAAGCGATTCAATTGCCCGGTGAAAGAAGAGGCCGATGTTAGGATGGAAAAAGATGGAGATTGTGATGagtttctatcaaaatttggtGGAACCGGCAGGGTTTTGCGGAAAAGGAAAAACCCTTTTGGTCATTCTTTAG GATATGGTGAGAAAGATGCTGCTCCGAATTCCTTGGTTGTTCTAGGTGATGACCCAAAGCCTCGCCCAAAGAGAAGAGGCTTCAAATCCAACACTGAAAGATACAAACCCCTTTACAACCACT ATGCAAATGGACATGGATGGTGGGACTGTGACCGGGAAGGCGTTGATAGTGAAGAAGTTGGTCACAAGGAAGTATGGGAAGGAGTGGGCTCCACCACCGTGGGAG